In the genome of [Mycoplasma] phocae, one region contains:
- a CDS encoding GDSL-type esterase/lipase family protein — MKKNKLNKTIIGIGAFIVLGSSGIIAAACNSKKNNDEQIRVENNQKILSGKIKYLAIGDDYTAGNNYSKNNYVVNGFNEQTSQITGLSYASYLANAIKDLNDKKTSLDSYYNYGLSGSKLDDWLHILNSSKYPINTDIQNNIDYNKNLMNDANSSRLQEQFGNFDEEAFNKIRNKIKDANLLTISVGFNDFFSDVNLFNNLFEITNGTTNYEDLEAKLKSWSEKLIAKASPISQKYNALIKEILSINPNAHINLVGYISPYLKLANILKKQFNGKDYIYEAVKELNDLIKKVAKNNQINFVSFHDEESIISNPNKFSLDVFEMLPSLAAYKKLAQDIFMKLALDPFKYDELINNVNGDSDVSGFSQAILFEKKAEDIKQTILGITGDNTDNFINKKYPFENESQNSEILESQNSDQNANPLTTLKAKFNNGKGLDVEKTISYFELTINLLGIDLSELKLSFAELKNDLADEENRQVFANFIDQILSSEIVHKNINQIKTRSNEVIEKKSYENLKIKDITSIFKEAFLSPNSIYTFFKELSQTAFIKNSIIKNKFETYTELIIKDLFASNLIKTFLPTDVSENFETIFRSDEFRNSLKNVVNSFVSHLIAEPDKYSSTKNYTEFINLLLKDSSAEIKKLIAAFISILKNNPDLVETLLAKISRKIQSAYKLDEEKLQQVQKFIKIFMLNLTDFKYTDKLVDFALQTLIDLQNESAEKRTIEKFFDNFFSSILVDKYDSNKKHTLLFSLISANLGKNQQEQEDFKKGFEVFGLSYLSQQNLFDLNNLGKLVNEKNRDDILLLLLNLVKNENQELNENGKQFIANFTTTLIENEIQNSNSNLNVLLKQLSNYFIVNPVSLSLKTIFGEDIKINNESVENFVEKIWDDLWSQIKSQEIIDNLKTVISSILNRNSHYDTKSTHSFVASIIKDAKNNGIISLIDSLFKKILGSNELINNTVNGALSLIEQGAKTTFTEEQKKLASSYFTNLLANIPQSKLYTFAKAKLENTLEGIDSSKQKNFSELGNYIKGQMKELLSFQNSAITQEIIDIIFVKNQAGEAKMSFNDVIKSFALVFDNEKVIDFAINKFNFKNVISNLLTNAKLSNNLSEEAKGHIKKILGVLNTFINDKFESEILAFLKSSIKDFFTLNKNGKEFNSLDKILKEFISKNKDKLKTETAKLIKSLVESEGGTLKLDIAKLITTLISDNVEGFNWNNGKEILEGTIVKLIDVLPNLGLTNIILNFVFDNLETNLVEHQFDVDKYTFSIKFADIINGLNYSNLISFITKLNSSEIKNIALLALKNLKHILKSRALPAKVETSRSTIGNVTKKFKLSFKGDITVSLEKWLDIFKKTFSILKGNDKEEVKNELEKEVDDLFNNEEAKAFLKVKLSSIIDRIVKKGTFTNKVLGKLFETFVNGVFEGDKQKTLIKHVSEWFIKLDETKLNTFKSINDITKMFLSDNQKEIVDSLNDIFEKQIGNRDNVKELISFGLNVLTEEYGFTATNTQENNIKSLLSKFITKFSDTKILSDAVSKLFDVIKEINIFNENKWNKDKLLEKVKKNVEKIKLEEIFSEEKIEQLLSSIITNDEEITTQQLFSIYEYLKENLPKLKSPLKVKAVADDEIANVQSLNKSSLISEFKSKIEKIIVNLINALNKTLKGNDTKVENFKKTITNTLNKVIVDQTENFDYSKLANKFISTKSIKTLILKISKYEDVNNLFKNLIKDFVDKYDGKENDLGKIISSIINYSKNDITTILDSIISKIVNDSELMKILIKDLFNYLSINGDDNDVIFIQNLIKKIVNKLNGSSFKTRIIENIFNNLEQNSNLFDIFNPSLWINQAVKNIGSIISLNDLAALDDLIGEDNDKINGSDIVKLINLILGKSNNPDSFVYNSLSNINMNSDPNARTNLETLNNFVIGGANKQKKSAPKFVAENSTKKLDPLDLLNKIFELLSKEIEKEAKDNPDYKTNYKVRYNKNAYKATYRFIVTLKLAIFEMFGRETLESNRDAGFKIGLYSSTVAILWVLQEGLPGFAQIFLPNKNVGMQNYFKDENIRREFTNYAKSSSIFGYTYFDESNYDPSSIDYLIVTSGYHSSEQEKLTPFKYKVTKDGKEKTISKKDYILLTIKEGGFAKFMKINNAKSGSKWSELNKFDFQSLED; from the coding sequence ATGAAAAAAAATAAATTAAATAAAACAATTATCGGCATTGGTGCCTTTATTGTTTTAGGATCATCCGGTATTATTGCAGCAGCATGTAATAGCAAAAAAAATAATGATGAACAAATTAGAGTCGAAAATAATCAAAAAATTCTTTCAGGCAAAATTAAATATTTGGCCATCGGTGATGATTATACTGCCGGCAATAACTATAGTAAAAATAACTATGTTGTCAATGGTTTCAATGAACAAACGAGTCAAATCACAGGTCTATCATATGCTTCTTATTTAGCTAATGCTATCAAAGATTTAAATGATAAAAAAACATCATTAGATTCATATTACAATTATGGTCTTTCAGGCTCAAAACTAGATGATTGACTTCATATTCTTAATTCATCAAAATATCCAATTAATACTGATATTCAAAATAACATTGACTATAACAAAAATTTAATGAATGATGCTAATTCATCACGCCTTCAAGAACAATTTGGCAATTTTGATGAAGAAGCATTTAATAAAATTAGAAATAAAATTAAAGATGCTAATCTTCTAACAATTTCAGTTGGTTTCAATGATTTTTTTAGTGATGTTAATTTATTTAACAATTTATTCGAAATTACTAATGGCACAACTAATTATGAAGATTTAGAAGCTAAATTAAAATCTTGATCTGAAAAATTAATTGCAAAAGCATCTCCTATTTCACAAAAATACAATGCTTTGATTAAGGAAATTCTTTCAATTAATCCGAATGCTCATATAAATTTAGTAGGATATATCAGTCCTTATTTAAAATTAGCTAATATTCTAAAAAAGCAATTCAACGGCAAAGATTATATTTATGAAGCTGTTAAAGAACTAAATGACTTAATTAAAAAAGTTGCTAAAAATAATCAAATTAATTTTGTCTCATTTCATGATGAAGAATCAATTATTAGCAATCCAAATAAATTCTCATTAGATGTTTTTGAAATGCTGCCATCACTTGCAGCCTATAAAAAATTAGCACAAGATATTTTCATGAAATTGGCATTAGATCCATTTAAATATGATGAACTAATTAATAATGTTAATGGTGATAGTGATGTCTCTGGTTTTAGTCAAGCAATTTTATTTGAGAAAAAAGCTGAAGATATCAAACAAACCATTTTAGGTATAACCGGCGATAATACTGACAATTTCATTAATAAGAAATATCCTTTTGAAAATGAAAGCCAAAATTCTGAAATTTTAGAAAGTCAAAATAGCGATCAAAATGCTAATCCACTAACAACTTTAAAAGCTAAATTCAATAATGGTAAAGGTCTTGATGTTGAAAAAACTATTTCATATTTTGAACTAACAATTAATTTATTGGGAATTGACCTTTCTGAATTAAAATTATCATTTGCCGAACTAAAAAACGATTTAGCAGATGAAGAAAACCGTCAAGTTTTTGCGAATTTCATTGACCAAATTTTATCAAGTGAAATAGTACATAAAAATATTAATCAAATAAAAACTAGGAGCAATGAAGTTATTGAGAAAAAATCATATGAAAATCTTAAAATTAAGGATATAACTAGCATATTTAAAGAAGCATTTTTATCTCCAAATAGTATTTATACATTTTTTAAGGAATTATCACAAACTGCTTTTATTAAAAATTCTATTATTAAAAATAAATTTGAGACATATACTGAGCTAATAATAAAAGATCTATTTGCATCAAATTTAATTAAAACATTTTTACCAACTGATGTTTCTGAAAATTTTGAAACCATCTTTAGAAGTGATGAATTCCGTAATTCTTTAAAAAATGTTGTAAACTCATTTGTTAGCCACTTAATTGCCGAACCTGATAAATACAGTTCTACTAAAAATTACACTGAATTTATTAATCTTCTATTAAAAGATAGCAGCGCTGAAATTAAGAAATTAATTGCCGCATTCATTAGTATTTTAAAAAATAATCCCGATTTAGTAGAAACTTTACTTGCAAAAATTTCACGAAAAATTCAAAGCGCATATAAATTAGATGAGGAAAAACTTCAACAAGTTCAAAAATTTATCAAAATTTTCATGCTAAATCTAACTGATTTTAAATACACAGATAAATTAGTTGATTTTGCGTTGCAAACTTTAATTGATTTACAAAATGAAAGTGCGGAAAAACGAACTATTGAAAAGTTTTTCGATAATTTTTTCTCATCGATTTTAGTTGATAAATATGATTCAAATAAAAAGCATACTTTACTATTTTCACTAATTTCAGCTAACCTTGGTAAAAATCAACAAGAGCAAGAAGATTTTAAGAAGGGTTTTGAGGTTTTTGGTCTTTCATATTTATCTCAACAAAATTTATTTGATCTAAATAATTTAGGTAAATTAGTGAATGAAAAGAATCGTGATGATATTTTACTACTATTACTTAACTTAGTAAAAAATGAAAATCAAGAATTAAACGAAAATGGTAAACAATTCATAGCTAATTTTACAACCACATTAATTGAAAATGAAATTCAAAATTCAAATTCTAATTTAAATGTTTTATTAAAACAATTAAGTAACTACTTTATTGTTAATCCAGTTAGCTTGAGTCTAAAAACTATTTTTGGCGAAGATATCAAAATAAATAATGAAAGTGTTGAAAATTTTGTTGAGAAAATTTGAGACGATTTATGATCACAAATTAAAAGCCAAGAAATTATTGATAATCTTAAAACTGTAATATCATCAATTCTAAATAGAAATAGTCATTATGATACTAAGTCAACACATAGTTTTGTGGCATCAATTATCAAAGATGCAAAGAATAATGGCATTATTAGTTTAATTGATTCTTTATTCAAAAAGATTTTGGGTTCAAATGAATTAATTAATAATACCGTTAATGGAGCACTGTCATTAATTGAACAAGGTGCCAAAACCACTTTTACAGAAGAGCAAAAAAAATTAGCTTCTTCATATTTTACTAATCTATTAGCAAATATTCCACAATCAAAACTATATACCTTTGCCAAAGCTAAATTAGAAAACACTTTAGAAGGTATTGACAGCAGTAAACAAAAAAACTTTAGTGAATTAGGTAATTATATTAAAGGACAAATGAAGGAATTATTGAGTTTCCAAAACAGCGCAATTACTCAAGAAATTATTGATATTATCTTTGTTAAAAATCAAGCCGGTGAAGCTAAGATGTCATTTAATGATGTAATTAAATCATTTGCTTTAGTTTTTGATAATGAAAAGGTAATTGACTTTGCTATTAATAAATTTAATTTTAAAAATGTTATTAGCAATCTTCTTACCAATGCCAAACTATCTAATAATTTAAGTGAAGAGGCTAAAGGTCACATTAAAAAAATTCTTGGAGTTCTAAATACTTTTATAAATGATAAATTTGAATCTGAAATTTTAGCTTTTTTAAAATCATCGATAAAAGATTTTTTTACACTTAATAAAAATGGCAAAGAATTTAATTCTCTAGATAAGATTCTAAAAGAATTTATTTCAAAAAATAAAGATAAATTGAAAACAGAAACTGCTAAATTAATAAAATCATTAGTTGAAAGTGAAGGCGGAACCCTAAAATTAGATATTGCCAAACTAATAACAACTCTTATTAGTGATAACGTTGAAGGATTTAATTGAAATAATGGAAAAGAAATACTAGAAGGAACTATTGTTAAATTAATAGATGTGTTGCCAAATTTAGGATTAACTAACATTATTCTAAACTTTGTATTCGACAATCTAGAAACTAATTTAGTAGAACATCAATTTGATGTAGATAAGTATACTTTCTCAATTAAATTTGCCGATATAATTAATGGTTTGAATTATAGTAATTTAATTAGTTTTATTACTAAATTAAATTCATCAGAAATAAAAAATATTGCTCTATTAGCATTAAAGAATTTAAAACATATTTTAAAATCTCGTGCCTTACCAGCAAAAGTAGAGACAAGTAGATCAACAATAGGTAATGTAACCAAAAAATTCAAACTTAGCTTTAAAGGTGATATTACCGTTTCATTAGAAAAATGATTAGATATTTTTAAAAAGACATTTTCTATTTTAAAAGGCAATGACAAAGAAGAAGTTAAAAACGAATTAGAAAAAGAAGTTGATGATTTATTTAATAATGAAGAAGCAAAAGCATTTCTAAAAGTTAAATTATCATCAATTATCGATCGAATAGTTAAAAAAGGCACATTTACTAACAAGGTCTTAGGTAAATTATTTGAGACATTTGTTAATGGTGTTTTTGAAGGTGATAAACAAAAAACATTGATTAAACATGTTAGTGAATGATTTATTAAGCTAGATGAAACAAAATTGAATACTTTTAAATCAATTAACGATATTACTAAAATGTTTTTATCAGATAATCAAAAAGAAATTGTTGATTCATTAAATGATATTTTTGAAAAACAAATTGGTAATAGAGATAATGTAAAAGAATTAATATCTTTTGGACTAAATGTACTAACGGAAGAATATGGTTTTACAGCTACCAATACACAAGAAAATAATATTAAATCATTATTAAGTAAGTTTATTACTAAATTTAGTGATACAAAAATTCTTTCGGATGCGGTTTCTAAATTATTTGATGTCATTAAAGAAATTAATATATTTAATGAAAATAAATGAAACAAAGACAAATTACTTGAAAAAGTCAAGAAAAATGTTGAAAAAATTAAATTAGAAGAAATTTTTTCAGAGGAGAAAATTGAACAATTATTATCTAGCATCATTACCAATGATGAAGAAATTACTACTCAACAACTTTTTTCAATATATGAATATTTAAAAGAAAATTTACCAAAATTAAAATCACCACTAAAGGTTAAAGCTGTTGCAGATGACGAAATTGCTAATGTTCAATCTTTAAATAAATCTTCATTAATAAGTGAATTTAAATCAAAAATAGAAAAAATTATTGTTAATTTGATTAATGCGTTAAATAAAACATTAAAAGGTAACGACACAAAAGTAGAAAATTTCAAGAAAACAATTACCAATACACTAAATAAAGTCATTGTTGATCAAACTGAAAATTTTGACTACTCAAAATTAGCGAATAAATTTATTAGTACAAAAAGTATTAAAACCTTAATTTTAAAGATTTCTAAATATGAAGATGTTAATAATTTGTTTAAAAATTTAATAAAGGATTTTGTTGATAAATATGATGGAAAAGAAAATGATTTAGGAAAAATTATCTCATCAATAATAAATTACTCGAAAAATGATATAACAACAATTTTAGATTCTATAATATCAAAAATTGTAAATGATAGCGAACTTATGAAAATATTAATTAAGGATTTATTTAATTATTTATCAATTAATGGTGATGATAATGATGTAATTTTCATTCAGAATTTAATTAAAAAAATTGTTAATAAATTAAATGGTAGTTCATTTAAGACGAGGATTATTGAAAATATTTTTAATAATTTAGAACAAAATTCAAATTTATTCGATATTTTTAATCCTAGCTTATGAATTAATCAGGCAGTGAAAAATATAGGCTCAATTATATCATTAAATGACTTGGCGGCGCTAGATGATTTAATAGGTGAAGATAATGATAAAATAAATGGTTCAGATATCGTTAAATTAATTAATTTAATTTTAGGAAAATCTAATAATCCTGATTCATTTGTTTATAATAGTCTATCAAATATAAATATGAATTCCGATCCAAATGCTAGAACTAATTTAGAAACACTAAATAATTTTGTTATAGGAGGGGCTAATAAACAAAAAAAATCAGCTCCTAAATTTGTTGCGGAGAATTCTACAAAAAAATTAGACCCTCTTGATCTTTTGAATAAAATATTTGAATTATTGAGTAAAGAAATTGAAAAAGAAGCAAAAGATAATCCTGACTATAAAACAAATTATAAGGTTAGATATAACAAGAACGCATATAAAGCCACATATCGTTTTATTGTTACCTTAAAATTAGCAATATTTGAAATGTTTGGTCGTGAAACATTAGAATCAAATCGCGATGCAGGATTTAAAATTGGTTTATATTCATCAACAGTCGCAATATTATGAGTATTGCAGGAAGGTCTCCCTGGTTTTGCTCAAATATTTTTACCAAATAAAAATGTAGGCATGCAAAATTATTTTAAGGATGAAAATATTAGAAGAGAATTTACCAATTACGCAAAATCATCTTCAATTTTTGGTTATACATACTTCGATGAAAGTAATTATGATCCTAGTTCAATTGATTATTTAATTGTAACTAGTGGATATCACAGTTCTGAACAAGAAAAACTAACTCCATTTAAATATAAAGTTACTAAAGATGGTAAAGAAAAAACTATTTCTAAAAAAGATTACATTTTACTAACCATTAAAGAAGGTGGTTTTGCTAAATTTATGAAAATAAATAATGCGAAATCAGGTTCAAAATGAAGTGAACTAAATAAATTTGATTTTCAAAGTTTAGAGGATTAA